The Mucilaginibacter yixingensis genome window below encodes:
- a CDS encoding glycoside hydrolase family 28 protein, producing MICNRKTFLILAATWLFCGWVQAAPVKKIYNVLQYGAHSGLSGNNAKAIQQAVDAAAKTGGTVLIPAGNFVTGPIILKSNVELHLADDAALLGSTSRMDYQVSTSIISAVGQKNIAVTGNGIIDGRGAEVVQDAIMLLRKGVLTDPEWKIKRPTEHSRPNILLFLNCTNVRVSGVTIKNSANWVQNYKDCDGVQISNIKVQSTCYWNNDGIDIVDSRNVTISNSYFNASDDGICLKSERADGVCENVSIINCTARTSANGFKIGTGSLGAFKNIEVKNLTVYDTYRSAVALETVDGAAIEDIRVSNVRAANTGNAIFIRLGHRNTDERYGSFKNVSISDVKVEVPAGKPDIGYPLEGPQPKVPPHNLLPASIVGLPGHPVTGVLLKNIEVSYEGGASKSKAHISLDSLNTVPENATGYPEFTMFGELPAWGLYIRHAADIDLQQIKLISKDGDFRPALVADDVSRLRIDQLDVPTSQSKTVVVLNKTSGQQLTHINLPEGDSAGIMIQQ from the coding sequence ATGATCTGCAACCGAAAAACGTTTTTAATACTTGCTGCTACATGGCTGTTTTGCGGCTGGGTGCAAGCTGCGCCGGTAAAAAAGATCTATAATGTATTACAATATGGCGCGCATTCCGGCCTCAGCGGCAACAATGCCAAAGCTATACAACAGGCGGTTGATGCCGCTGCAAAAACAGGCGGAACGGTACTGATTCCGGCAGGGAATTTTGTGACCGGCCCCATTATTCTTAAAAGCAACGTTGAGTTACATCTTGCTGATGACGCGGCCTTGCTGGGCAGCACCAGCCGGATGGATTACCAGGTAAGCACATCGATCATCTCGGCAGTCGGACAAAAAAACATAGCGGTTACGGGCAACGGCATTATTGATGGCCGTGGTGCCGAGGTGGTGCAAGATGCTATTATGCTGTTGCGTAAAGGTGTATTGACAGACCCGGAATGGAAGATCAAACGCCCGACCGAACATAGTCGCCCCAATATCCTGTTGTTTTTGAACTGTACCAACGTACGGGTGAGTGGCGTCACCATAAAAAACTCTGCCAACTGGGTGCAGAATTATAAGGATTGTGATGGCGTGCAGATCAGCAATATTAAAGTGCAGAGTACCTGCTACTGGAATAATGATGGGATTGATATCGTCGACTCGCGCAACGTCACCATCAGCAATAGCTATTTTAATGCTTCAGACGATGGCATCTGCCTCAAATCTGAACGGGCCGATGGCGTATGCGAAAACGTGAGCATTATCAATTGCACTGCGCGCACTAGCGCCAACGGCTTTAAGATTGGTACAGGAAGCCTGGGTGCCTTTAAAAATATCGAAGTAAAAAACCTGACGGTGTATGATACTTACCGCTCGGCTGTTGCACTGGAAACAGTGGATGGCGCTGCGATTGAGGATATCCGCGTCAGCAATGTAAGGGCTGCCAATACCGGCAATGCTATTTTCATCAGGCTCGGTCACCGCAATACAGATGAGCGCTATGGCTCCTTCAAAAATGTATCGATCAGCGATGTAAAGGTGGAGGTGCCTGCGGGTAAGCCTGATATTGGCTATCCGCTGGAGGGGCCGCAGCCCAAAGTACCGCCGCATAATTTGCTGCCGGCTTCTATTGTGGGCCTTCCCGGCCACCCGGTTACCGGCGTGCTGTTGAAAAATATTGAGGTGAGCTATGAGGGGGGGGCGAGCAAAAGCAAGGCGCATATCAGTCTGGACTCGCTGAATACCGTTCCGGAGAATGCGACAGGTTACCCAGAGTTTACCATGTTTGGAGAGTTGCCAGCCTGGGGCTTGTACATCAGGCATGCTGCGGATATTGATCTGCAACAAATCAAGTTGATCAGCAAAGACGGCGATTTCCGTCCGGCACTGGTGGCTGATGATGTGAGCAGATTACGGATAGATCAACTGGACGTTCCCACATCACAATCAAAAACGGTGGTGGTGCTAAATAAAACGTCAGGACAGCAATTAACCCATATTAACCTGCCGGAGGGCGATAGTGCCGGCATAATGATACAGCAGTGA